Genomic window (Sediminispirochaeta smaragdinae DSM 11293):
CAACCCAACGCCCGTTAGTTACCCGCATATTTCTTCTGAAGCGCGGCGTACTTCTGTCCGGCTATAACCGCGCCTTGGGCGATGTCCTCTGATATCCGATTATAGGGAGGCCTGCTGGGACCCACCTTGACCAAACCTGATGCGTTGAAACGAGTCTTTTCAAGCTGGACGTTGTAAATGGAAAATTCGTGAAAGTTGCCTCGCGGGAAAAGTGTTTTATACGCATCGCGAATCTCGAAAGTTATGGTTCTCGCAAGGGCGTCATCCCCGACTTCAATAGCATGCTTTAGGGCAAGGAGCGGTGCCATGCCACAATTGCCACTTCCGGTCCATATGGCTGGAGCCTTTTTCGGCGCCCATTTCCACGCGAAATACCAGTCGCTATCCAAGGGCATAATGACAATATTGTCACCGGCCGCTTCGACATCGGCGAGATATTGAGGGCCAACGGATATGTATTTGGATGCGACTATATTGGGAATTTTGGCCAGCCTTCCATACATCTTGGGCGTTAGCTTGCCCTTGAATGCCTCGGGGTTGTCGTACACGATAATGGGTGCATCGGGAAGAGCTTCCGCTATATCGCTGTAGAAGCCTATGATTGCATCTTCGTCCATTTCCTGC
Coding sequences:
- a CDS encoding dihydrodipicolinate synthase family protein, with the translated sequence MNLKFRAQDVRGIFNIMPTPATENAARWDCEDSVDYEESARIVNMLIDNHVDAILTNGTFGEGASLTETEWRKFNQTVISTANGRVPVFSGATTLNTRDTISRSREMMAMGATGLFLGRPMWQEMDEDAIIGFYSDIAEALPDAPIIVYDNPEAFKGKLTPKMYGRLAKIPNIVASKYISVGPQYLADVEAAGDNIVIMPLDSDWYFAWKWAPKKAPAIWTGSGNCGMAPLLALKHAIEVGDDALARTITFEIRDAYKTLFPRGNFHEFSIYNVQLEKTRFNASGLVKVGPSRPPYNRISEDIAQGAVIAGQKYAALQKKYAGN